In Capsicum annuum cultivar UCD-10X-F1 chromosome 8, UCD10Xv1.1, whole genome shotgun sequence, the genomic window GTCTCAGTTGGTTAAAGAATGTATGTGGAATAATTTATGACTCGATAGGGCTGAATAAAAAGAACTAGCCAAGAGCTACTCAATGGATTGAGCTGAGCATACAGAGAAACCTAGAGTGAAAAAATGGGTAGAAAACAAGGTACATTATGCTACAAGCAGGGAGATAACTTGGCTTGAGACATGTTTACAGGTAAAAGAACGAGTTAGCTGAATCAGACTGGTTTCATGTGAAAGAATTTGAACATCCAATGGGAGAACTTCAATGTTATGAATGCAATGGTCCATGACTCTTAATAAACTCCAACGAAACCTTTATACAGCCTATGTGAGACATTTTATATCTCTAGCATTTTTCATTGTTATGTACTATGTTGAGGATTACAAGGCTGACAAATCCTGCCACTGTCCCGACGGTGAGTAGTTGACTAGTTACCTGATGAACATGGGGAAAGGAGTCCTTTCTTTTATTCTCAGAGGGGGGGCTCTGTGTGTGCAAATTAGTTAGGAATATGATCTACTTCTACTGATACCCAAATGCATTAGAGTGATGGAAATGGGAAGAACAAGTATTATCCATCATGCCTAACTCATACAAAGCAAGTCATCTACACAAGGTATGTCATTGCtatatgaagaaaggtagaatactACAACTGAAATAATATCAAACTAACTCTGTACAGAAATGACACACCATCACatgtttattatatatatagtacatatgAACATAGCAAATGAATGAAATACAATGCGCTAGTATAGATGAAGCATCAAGCAGTAAGCCTGCTAGTGACGATAAAATGTCGTCCAATCTTCCTAGTTGAGCAAGGCCATAGCTGCAGAGGCCAGAAAGATAGGCATCCAGTGGGAATTCTTGAGCATAAATGATGTAGCTGCCAGTATGGAAGAATTAGAATGGTGAGATGATCTTATACTCTGGTTAGCATAAGTACTAATGTGATTTTATTTGCCTCAACTTGACCTCAATATTGCATTAAGATCGACCAAAAAAAAGGCGGCAATTCTTACCTTCATTATTGTCATTACCTCCACTATTCGTATTAAAGATTGAAGGTGGTGTTGATGAAGATGGAGAAGATGCAGTGGAATTTGAAAGACGAATTCCCTTCCTTTGGCAATCAGCTCCAATGGCACCTTAAAGTCAAATAATGGATATTACTTGAGATGAAACTAAAACATACATTTAAGATTTACTCCTGAGAAATTGTTGTATCTACTTACAATCATTGAAGCAAGGGAAAGAATCAATGCCCAGGAGATTGGAATAACCATATTTGCACTGGCATGTTTGTCCATGCGTTGTATTCTTGTTGCATGTCCCTTCTCCACAGTAAATCCAATAGCAAGCTTAAACCCAAAAAGATCATGGGGTTCAATAAGAATTTAGATACAACATATATGAAAATGGTATATTAAAAGGGAAGATTTTATAATACGATCAAAGAAAGACATGTTGTGTGGAATTGGTGGAGCTGGTGGAGGTGCTGGCAAGCAAGAATAATCAACAGAACCTGCAATAACATACACCAACTCtttagtcaaaaattgatatgtACCAAACTTTTAGACAGGATTTTTACTGTTTAAACGGGTCGTTTGGTTAGGAAATAGTTATCTTAGGATAATTAATCTGGAATTATCCGGGATAACTTATCCACCATGCATTtgagataacttatctcatcactatgGAGTAAACGgtaggataagttatcccggtattgactaatacctccaaccaaacatgggataaaataatccttcATTTTATCCCGGGACTacttatcccttatacctcacgCCAAACCACCCCAGTATACTCAcaataatagttaaaaaaaaattcatcaaattttacTACTTGTCACGTTAAAGTAACTGAACTTTAAGTTTAGGCGGATATTactatcaataaaattttaaaaggaagTAAATGAAGGAAAATTACTAACACTTGGGGACAATGCAAGGGAGGAATTCAAGATCAtcttcatcatcgtcatcatcatggTGAGTACGCTTCCAACCTCCTTCACATTTACAAATGAAGCTGAATGGCTTTCCTGGTGCTTTCTCACAACTTCCTTTCCCACACTCAACATCTTTGCATATATTgtctatatatacacacatacaacAACACCCAATTAATTTGGAAGTTGACAATTACATTCAGCACTCATAaagaaattagttttaaaaatgatttaacttTCAAGATGTACGTTTggagatttttcaaaaatttaagttgatcTAAGAAATTTGGGATTGAGGGGTCCTccatttcatgttttttttttctttttttccttcttagaACCGTGGTGTCGGCTCGCTTGCATGCACCTCGACTGGGAAGATCGATCTCGATTCTTGAACAATCCTGCTTCTATTGGACCTATTACCTTCCACCCCACATGCACCAAGTAACTCTATCTATCTACCGATTGTACCAATTTTGTGACTCTACCATAATCAGAGATAATTAACTATAATTTTGTAAGAGCCAAGTTTTTGTGCACTGATAGTATACAAGTGTTAAAAGTGATATACAATAGGTAACTCTTCATCAGAATATAGAGTAATAACTCGATATAATAAGTTAAATTGTACTACTTAACAGTACAAAaatgaattaacaaaaaaaaaaagtgaaaagatatTCGATAAGGAAGCTGGAAGAAGAGATATGTATACCAAAGTAGGGAGCAAAAACAGGAGGAATATTATCCTCTTCTGCAGCTAACATTGGCAGTAAAACCAAAAGAAGAGATAAATAAACACTATATTTGGAGAAAGCCATCTTCTCTGATTAagccaaaaaaaaattgttttttttttttgtgaggaGAGAGGAGAATATGAAGCAGAGAATGTATACTTTGTGTCCAATGAGATGTAAATTTATAGAGGAAGTTTATGTTGAAATTTTCTTGACAGAAGCTTCTACTTGtatcaaaatttcaaatattaCTATGTGGCAAGTCTTATTAGGGTTATCCCAAGTCTAATAATAATATAGTTGTTTGAAATTTCCATTCCTTGGTGGATTGGTTAATCAATTTTCTCATACAATAAACAATAAGCATTTTTCTTTTTGGGGGCAAAGTTTTCTCTTTTGGTTTGTACAACCTAATATGTAAACGTAGAACCTAACAGtagtattttagaaaattttaatgGTGATTTGTGGGGAGGTCAGAATTAAGCAACGTAGAAGTTAGAACCTAATagaagttattttattttttttcttttaatggaAACTTCTTCAAAGTACTTTTATATGTTGGAATTTTGTTTCTTTTCACTTATTACATTTCGTGTCAAAAATATTGAGCTTGGTTGAAACATAACATAGCACCTCTAACTAACCATTACAGTGTTGCTCTAAATTTAAATGATTCGACTAATTTAAATTTGCATCGGATAAACATGGTAATGAAAGTAAAATGCTCCTACCAAGAAGTTCACTTTCAAGGGGTTGCTAGCTAAGTACAAGATGAAGTAGAAGGTTGTCAAATGGTTGGGTTTAATTTTTCTCAACTCTATTAAGTAGTTAGATTTTTAATTGTCACCAAAAGCAGTTGAAACTCAAAAACAGAAATATCCGTATATCTTTATTAAGTCGGTGTAGTTTGTACTTCATTATATTATTAGGCTATCCATGTAGAGGGGGGTCATTTTAATTTCCAAAATTAACAACAATTATAATTGTTTTTGATATATACTCGACTCAAAAGAAGTGAAATTAAAGCATAACTGGAAAAAATAAACGGTATCAGAACGACAAGGTGAACAAAGCACACAAGAGAGAAAGGCCAGATGACACATTCTTATCACACAATTTACCCCCGCTTCAATATGATGTATGACATCAGCATcaatctttatattttcttagattatagacccaagatacttgaaacttccACTTTCTGGTATAACTTATGCGTCGATTTACACTTTCACCTTCACTTCATGCTTTATATCATTAAACTTGTACTCCGAATACTCTAAAATTATCCTTATTTTCTTAAATGGAAATCTTCTCTCCAGTACTTCTTAAATACTTTTCacttaaaaaattaattcttttatcaAAGGAGTAACGTGATGCTATTTGTCATAAGGAGCCTTtaaatcatggagcaattagaatttcactttaaaaaattgaaataagtaTAAAGAAACAAACACATGATAATTAACACTTCAAAAAACAAAATATCCAATCAAACAAGTCAAAATTAGAGATAGGTGATGTAGATCAGATCACACaagtcaaaataaaaagaaagtgtAAATTATAAGAATGGACACGACGATAATGTGttcaatcaaacaataataacaaaCCAAAAAAGACAATTAACTGATAAACATCCACATCAAAGGTTTAGGTAGAAAATTTTTTCAAAGGGAGaggtgtacatatatatatatatatgttgatgcAAGTCAGACTCACAGGTAAATTAAAGTAGTTGAAATTTTAGTTATTGGATCTTAATGTAGCTAATTATGGTTAATTCATAACCATAATTAGGTTGTACATACACATAAAACTATTGAAcaaaacaagaatttaagttatatatagaGATCGTGTAAAGAAACTGTAACATTGTGATGAGTTGTAATTACCAATTAACGTTTATAAAATTTTCTAGCTataattaccaaaaaaataacTCGACTGTGTAAACATTTTACACCATTTTATTCATAAAAGTCACAAAACAAAAAGTGCTTTGGTtgaaaacttcacctttttcttttatttctaaaaaattaaatgaaaccTATTGTAAATATACTGACGTaggtttttgttcttttttttcatgTCTTCTTATTTGTCAGCTTTCCAATTAACAATATTGACCATGGTGTAATGGTGACAAATCTCCCAAACTGGGAGGCAAGTATTTCTTCATTCTTAACTAGAAGTCTCGAGTTCGAGTGGTCTTGAATACGAAGTCGCCTTTATTAAGAAGAGTTTTACCCCAAATGTGCGACTTTTCAGCACAAATCTGGATTTAGTCAGACCCAATCAGGGTTTCGGACACCGggtggaaaaaaaaagaaggcaaAGCTCTCAAAGACAAATTTAGGTCAACTTTTTCGAATCACTATTACATGCCAATGTCACATAAATGTAGTATTGAGGTTTGCAACTTTGCATGTAACTATgactaaaaaaacaaaaaggattCTCTAATTGTGAAACCTCCAATACATTAAAACAAGTCTCACCTTTGTTACAACTTGCAAATGGCAAGATAAGAGGACTCATTTGCAGGCCTTAGCCAACCCAAATACTATGAAACTGACTAATAAAGAGTTGCACCACCAAAACATTTGAATATTcacttttaaaacactaaaaaAAAGGTCAATGAAATAACAAAGCCAACAAACAATGCAGGCCTTGACCTCAATATAACAGTGGATGTACTAAACCACATTGAAATGAAACAAATCTCTCTCAACATTCACCCAAATAATTCAACGAAAATGCTTGTTATACACTATTGATTGAGTGAAAGAGATTGAAAGCTATACAAGAAATGGGGAAGGCAAGCAAATGGATCAGAAACTTCCTAATGATGATGGGGAAAAAGGAGGAAAGGGATAAGAGAGAAGACAAATCATTCGAAAGTATGGGAACCCCAACAACTCCAAAGGCGAAAAGGAGATGgagcttcaagaaatcatcaagcATGGAGAGAAACAGCCACAAGAGTAATAGGTCTTTCGACTTAACTTTCAATCACAAACTAAAAACACAAGGTTCAATGCCGGAGTTTGACATTCTGGAGAAACACCACAAAGCAAACCTAACAGCAAAAGGAGAAATAGAACCAAAGACATTCATTACCAGACGAGTAAGGGATGCAGCTGCCACCAAAATCCAAGCTGTTTTCCGTTCTTACTTGGTAACCATCCAAACTTTGAGGCTGTTCTTGTTTATTTTCAAACCTAGGTCAAGTATGATTGGTTTCATTTGATCCTCATAATTTGCACCAAGTTACCTATCATGGAGAGGACCTGGTTCTCACCTTAAGGTCAATGAACATACATGGCTAAatatataggaaaaaataaataatgttaaatGCTAAAAGGTGAAAGTTGGCTTGAAAGCATGACTTATGTTTATGCAGGCTAGGAAAGCATTGCGAGCCCTAAGAAGCCTAGTTAGATTACAGGCACTGGTAAGGGGTCACCTAGTGAGGAAGCAGACATCAGCAATGGTCAGACGGGTTCACTCTCTTATGATCATTCAACTAAGGGCTCGTGTTCAAAGAGTTCAGATGGCCGAAGAAGCACATACCCCAAACTCAAGAAAGAGTCAGAAAGTATCATCCGAGAACAATCAGCTTACCAGAGTCTGCAGCATTGTAAGTCCCCTCTTTTCCTCATGCAGAGCTTTGAGCGTACCGATATAATGGAAATGATAAGGCTTTAAATGGCAGGAAAAGATGGATGTTAGCATTCAAGAAAAGGGGAGAGTTCAGAAGAAAAATAGCACGAAAAACATATCTTCGAGAATGGAAAATGGATTGAGCACCTCTGAGCCTCATCGCCTTTCAGTGCCAAGGAGTCATCAAGCAGTCCAGACATGTCCAAGTCCCACTACACTGAGTGACATGAGCACAATAAGTTATGAAAGGCATATAGACGATTTCTCCTTCAAGATGCCAGAAAAAGGTTTGGAACATTGCTCCAATATGTTAACAACCATATCTTCAAAAACCCCATTTTCCAGTGCATGCTTAGAGAACCCGAAGAACATATTGTCTAGTGCAACTTTAGCACTAACATATATGTCCAATACAGAATCCTCAAGAGCAAAAGCTAGATCACAAAGTGAACCGAGACAAAGACCCAACTGGACCATTAAAAGAAAAAGCAAGCGCACACCATCAACAGATGGGATAATGGGCATACCCAACGCTAGCGGGGAAGAAACACCTACCCACAGCAGGAGACACAATGTCCCAGAAAGCCATGAAGCCTGGTTACTCGAGCTCTACAAACAAGCAAAGTCCATCAACCATGTCAAGATTGATTCCGCCAGCTTAGTGTCTACCATTTGACCTATGGAAGATCTCTCATCATCTAAAAGGTAAAAGTAGATAGAACATGAGATCAACAGCTACTTAACACTCTCTCAGCCATTTACATTAGCCTCCTTTGAGCATGTATTGGTTCCATCTTTTCCGGTCAAACTCCATTTTCCTTAAAATCTCTGTTATTAGAGCATTCAAGTGCAGAAGGAGAAGCGCAACCTGACACCAAAAATTGGGGTAACACAACTTCTGATGAAAACTGAGATTGAAATTCTTTAGCTTGGATATCTCAAGTTGAGTAAATGCACCCAAAAATAGAAGAGACAAGAAGCATAAAAAGCACTCTAATTGGGCGAAAATAGATGCTAACGTTAGGACTTCCCATCTAGAAGCAATAATATTTCTAATGGATTCAACGAACTTGTTTTCTCATCCATATTATCCATTTAATACCGCATGATTTTGCTAAATATGCAAGGTGTAAGGGTAACAGGAGATTCTAGCTATTAATTACCGTTTCAGCTTGTGGCTATGCCTCTACGTAGAAAAATCTGGGCACCTACTGAAAATATTACAGCAAAGACTACTTTATACACGTTGAATGTTCTTAGAACTAATCTTCCTGTTTAGGAGCATTTTCTTTGATGCTCTTGGTCAACCAAATAGCAGTTTCCCTCGGAGAAACTTTTTCAGGTCCAAATGGCTTCAATAAGACACCAAGTTCATCGAATCTGTCTTCTTGCAAGAGTCTAGCACTGAACTCAAGTAGTCCCTCCAGAGCTTCAGCCCGTTGCTTATAAGATGACATGTTAAAACGGCGGCGTCTTGTGTCAGATGAGGTTCGGCTAGATGCACCAGCAGTGGCATTTTGATCAGAAGAATCAGTTACGTCCTCTCTATCCACATGTACCATGGGGCCTTCAAACCCTTGCCAAGCATCATTTGAACTTAGTCGATCAAATTTACTGTCAGGAATCTGTATGGTACATTTGTCTTTCATAACTGAATAGTCAGCTTGTGGTGAGCCGGAGGAACCTTGTGCAGAGTTTGATGATGTCCGCCGTATAGGATGGAAAGGATCTTCATATGAAGCTAATGGAAACTCAAGCATCTTGTCGATTCGAGGGGCATTGACAGAAACATCAGGAGACTTAATGCAGTCAAGGAAACTGAGACTCGGCCTTTGAGGTAATTCTTGAACTGCTGCCTTGTTTGCCAATGGCAAAGATGCCCTACGAGTTGAAGAAACAGATCTCTTCACCAGGGTTCGTGAAGCCTGTTAAACGCAGAGTAGTCAAATTGTTTGACAGGTGTTGGGAACACATCACCAAGGGAAATATGGTTAAGCAGGCTAAAATTGCATATTGCCATACTACTGCTTAAAGTACATAAGCTTATATCCATGATTTTCAGAACATAGATAA contains:
- the LOC107839433 gene encoding uncharacterized protein LOC107839433 isoform X1, producing the protein MAFSKYSVYLSLLLVLLPMLAAEEDNIPPVFAPYFDNICKDVECGKGSCEKAPGKPFSFICKCEGGWKRTHHDDDDDEDDLEFLPCIVPKCSVDYSCLPAPPPAPPIPHNMSFFDPCYWIYCGEGTCNKNTTHGQTCQCKYGYSNLLGIDSFPCFNDCAIGADCQRKGIRLSNSTASSPSSSTPPSIFNTNSGGNDNNEATSFMLKNSHWMPIFLASAAMALLN
- the LOC107839433 gene encoding uncharacterized protein LOC107839433 isoform X2, which gives rise to MAFSKYSVYLSLLLVLLPMLAAEEDNIPPVFAPYFDNICKDVECGKGSCEKAPGKPFSFICKCEGGWKRTHHDDDDDEDDLEFLPCIVPKCSVDYSCLPAPPPAPPIPHNMSFFDPCYWIYCGEGTCNKNTTHGQTCQCKYGYSNLLGIDSFPCFNDCAIGADCQRKGIRLSNSTASSPSSSTPPSIFNTNSGATSFMLKNSHWMPIFLASAAMALLN
- the LOC107839437 gene encoding protein IQ-DOMAIN 19; this encodes MGKASKWIRNFLMMMGKKEERDKREDKSFESMGTPTTPKAKRRWSFKKSSSMERNSHKSNRSFDLTFNHKLKTQGSMPEFDILEKHHKANLTAKGEIEPKTFITRRVRDAAATKIQAVFRSYLARKALRALRSLVRLQALVRGHLVRKQTSAMVRRVHSLMIIQLRARVQRVQMAEEAHTPNSRKSQKVSSENNQLTRVCSIEKMDVSIQEKGRVQKKNSTKNISSRMENGLSTSEPHRLSVPRSHQAVQTCPSPTTLSDMSTISYERHIDDFSFKMPEKGLEHCSNMLTTISSKTPFSSACLENPKNILSSATLALTYMSNTESSRAKARSQSEPRQRPNWTIKRKSKRTPSTDGIMGIPNASGEETPTHSRRHNVPESHEAWLLELYKQAKSINHVKIDSASLVSTI